The following proteins are co-located in the Fusarium verticillioides 7600 chromosome 7, whole genome shotgun sequence genome:
- a CDS encoding histone-lysine N-methyltransferase, H3 lysine-36 specific: MEDDEYTTSKMEEIKLEEGTNGAQVKQEERTPMSITNGGQEESRSPSGSHDGVKSRSGSADTPSSSRPSKLSRKASQKLAASREPVLFDHLPDMTAESCNFFQLIPDCLYGSKHLGSTDNDDLDCECREEWHNGENIACGEDSDCINRATKMECSAEAGNCAGGCQNQRFQRKQYANVSVIKTEKKGFGLRADSDLQANDFVFEYIGEVINEPTFRRRMIQYDEEGIKHFYFMSLNKSEFVDATKKGNYGRFCNHSCNPNCYVDKWVVGDKLRMGIFASRKIQSGEELVFNYNVDRYGADPQPCYCGEANCVGFIGGKTQTERATKLPVATVEALGIDGGDGWDTSVAKKPRKKKPDEDDEEYVNSIPSRSLNEDDARKVMAALMQCKEKWIAVKLLDRILRCDEDRVIHCVMRMHAYQILKTTLNTFIEDHNVVLQVLDILDKFPRLTRNKIQDSKIEATIEGLTRSEHEDVASKSKYLLDEWSKLEVAYRIRRRKFDPNAPAANSFEERRGAGRDEEAAQSSKTASPQTIDAPKGPRNSMPQRNVAFFQNGGRPRRPPFNGGLPQGWFTAKDAAGNTYFYNKQGTTTWQRPTQPVAEPAVKAPSKAMKEQLAIQSIIAQVTEKGTPKHTSVSTPKTADTPPKEEKEEKWRALPIEKQMKIYENTVFPHIKHVLDKFHHKLPKEELKRFGKEIAKKLVSSDYKNNRVGDPNTPLSEKQARKMKQYVKDFLDRAVKKFGDQQKPRAGENADTQMKGDQGPSAVGISTGSVAGGLEGTSLVNVNGTPADGLDVAAVSDNEGSGSLGSPERKRKRELEAEGPLSIYPTDGPNMKRLREDELDAPSPPPPPPPPPHSAMEGVVDAEQQALREQEEALMRENEEAQRLEDEANHTKDLEDATRGAEKDLQDVSNELSRLNHEARGVGSQKTSA, from the exons atggaggatgacgagTATACGACTAGCAAAATGGAGGAaatcaagcttgaggagggcACAAACGGCGCGCAGGTAAAGCAGGAGGAGAGGACTCCCATGTCCATCACGAATGGCGGCCAGGAAGAATCCCGATCGCCGAGCGGTTCTCACGATGGCGTCAAGTCGCGCAGTGGAAGCGCAGACACACCGAGCTCAAGCAGGCCCTCCAAGCTCTCTCGAAAGGCCTCTCAAAAGTTGGCAGCCAGCCGTGAACCCGTCCTTTTCGACCACCTACCCGACATGACCGCCGAATCTTGTAATTTCTTTCAGCTTATCCCCGATTGCCTCTACGGCTCAAAGCACCTTGGATCTACAGATAACGACGACTTGGACTGCGAGTGTAGGGAAGAATGGC ATAATGGCGAAAATATTGCATGTGGCGAGGACTCGGACTGCATCAACCGAGCGACAAAAATGGAATGTAGCGCTGAGGCTGGAAATTGTGCAGGGGGCTGCCAGAATCAGCGGTTCCAGCGCAAGCAGTACGCCAACGTTTCTGTCATCAAGACCGAAAAGAAGGGTTTCGGCCTCCGTGCCGATTCTGATCTACAAGCCAATGACTTCGTCTTTGAGTACATTGGCGAAGTCATCAATGAGCCTACCTTTCGCCGTCGAATGATTCAATATGACGAAGAGGGTATCAAGCATTTCTACTTCATGTCGCTAAACAAGAGCGAGTTTGTGGACGCAACAAAAAAGGGCAACTATGGTCGCTTCTGCAATCACTCTTGCAACCCCAACTGCTATGTTGATAAGTGGGTGGTTGGCGACAAACTCCGAATGGGCATTTTTGCCTCGCGCAAGATCCAATCCGGAGAAGAGTTGGTGTTTAACTACAATGTTGACCGATATGGTGCCGACCCCCAACCCTGCTACTGTGGGGAAGCCAATTGCGTGGGATTCATTGGAGGCAAAACACAAACTGAGCGAGCAACCAAATTGCCTGTCGCGACTGTCGAGGCTCTGGGCATCGATGGAGGTGACGGCTGGGATACTTCCGTGGCAAAGAAGCctcggaagaagaagccagatgaggacgatgaggaatATGTCAACAGTATACCTTCGCGCAGTCTCAACGAGGACGACGCGCGAAAGGTCATGGCTGCTCTTATGCAATGCAAAGAGAAATGGATTGCGGTGAAATTACTGGACCGTATCCTGCGGTGCGACGAGGACCGCGTCATCCACTGTGTTATGCGTATGCACGCTTACCAAATTCTCAAAACAACACTCAACACTTTTATCGAGGACCACAACGTCGTCCTTCAGGTTTTGGACATCCTCGACAAGTTCCCACGCTTGACAAGGAACAAGATCCAGGACTCCAAAATCGAGGCCACCATCGAGGGTCTGACACGATCCGAGCACGAAGACGTGGCTTCGAAGTCAAAATACCTTCTCGACGAGTGGAGTAAGTTGGAGGTGGCGTACAGAATCAGACGACGCAAGTTCGACCCCAACGCACCAGCTGCAAACTCATTTGAGGAGCGACGCGGTGCAGGTCGAGACGAGGAGGCAGCGCAATCTTCAAAGACAGCGTCGCCACAGACCATTGACGCGCCGAAAGGTCCTCGAAACAGCATGCCGCAAAGGAACGTCGCGTTTTTCCAGAACGGCGGACGCCCTCGCAGGCCCCCGTTCAATGGTGGGCTTCCTCAAGGATGGTTCACCGCCAAGGATGCTGCAGGAAACACTTATTTCTATAACAAGCAAGGCACCACAACATGGCAGCGACCTACCCAGCCTGTAGCGGAACCTGCTGTCAAGGCACCGTCCAAGGCTATGAAGGAGCAATTGGCGATCCAGAGTATTATCGCCCAGGTCACTGAGAAGGGAACACCTAAACATACTTCAGTTTCGACGCCCAAGACGGCAGACACGCCacccaaggaggagaaggaggagaaatGGCGAGCTCTTCCCATCGAAAAACAAATGAAGATATACGAAAACACG GTATTTCCCCACATCAAACATGTCCTCGACAAATTCCATCACAAACTTCCTAAGGAGGAGCTTAAGCGCTTTGGTAAAGAGATAGCTAAAAAGCTTGTCTCGTCCGACTATAAGAACAACCGGGTCGGCGACCCCAATACACCCCTAAGTGAAAAGCAGGCGAGGAAAATGAAGCAGTACGTCAAGGACTTCTTAGACCGTGCTGTTAAGAAATTCGGTGATCAGCAGAAACCAAGGGCGGGCGAAAACGCAGATACCCAGATGAAAGGTGACCAAGGCCCCAGTGCTGTAGGGATCAGTACTGGCTCCGTTGCTGGTGGGCTTGAGGGTACATCTTTAGTCAATGTTAATGGGACTCCAGCTGAtgggcttgatgttgccGCAGTATCGGATAATGAGGGCAGTGGTTCTCTGGGAAGCCCTGAgcgcaagaggaagagggaatTGGAAGCAGAAGGTCCTCTCTCGATATATCCAACCGATGGGCCAAACATGAAGAGGTTAAGagaggatgagctggatGCGCCCagccctcctcctccgccaccgcctcctccgcATTCAGCCATGgaaggtgttgttgatgctgaacaGCAGGCTCTTCGtgagcaggaggaggcatTAATGAGGGAGAACGAGGAGGCACAAAGGCTTGAAGACGAGGCCAACCATACGAAGGATCTGGAGGACGCCACTAGAGGCGCTGAAAAAGATTTACAGGATGTTTCCAACGAGCTGTCTCGCCTGAATCACGAGGCAAGGGGGGTTGGGTCGCAGAAGACGTCAGCTTGA
- a CDS encoding ubiquitin-like 1-activating enzyme E1 A, whose product MDKSNQDQGQQPQAEPQAQQLPNASAQEAIPHIDANASINVNGNGNGIPQLPENLLNPMNSQALSMLADPSLMADPSMMAMQMPLADPSFMMQPGMSLPNGQNGFSLPVAPPTTVSADEVALYDRQIRLWGMAAQAKIQSANILLITIKALANEIAKNLVLAGVGSLTLLDSATVTEADRGAQFFIPDGEDVIGQNRAQVASAALQKLNPRVRVHVDTEGVKTKGPSYFAAYDIVIATDLDPESFNIINTATRLNCKAFYAAGCHGLYGFIFSDLIEHDYVIQRDLGNMPTSLGPESRTRTIVDVKTRKEGPKTIESVTKRELYSTWFLASDLAVLPAEYTQSKRRLKSVTPALSCLRALWEFMQIQNGRVPSNRDDLKLFTQIATQKHKALGLPSETLRPEFLRSFLQNLVSEISPVAAILGGQLAQDVINVLGQTQQPIQNMIVFDGTTMEALMYPLHPEGLLGASQLTDHTVPNGGVPMILGGMDALPLGLDPTTMATLPHHNNPIMIPTGLPQNGNLIPMPDGSLADPTQHFNAAGQVPQQPVQGHTAQVTAEQTTQETPANPSASESKD is encoded by the exons ATGGACAAGTCCAACCAGGATCAAGGCCAGCAGCCTCAAGCTGAGCCCCAAGCACAACAACTCCCGAATGCTTCAGCGCAAGAGGCCATTCCTCATATCGATGCTAACGCTAGTATCAACGTCAACGGCAACGGCAATGGTATCCCCCAACTACCAGAGAATCTCCTCAACCCAATGAACTCTCAGGCGCTGAGCATGTTGGCCGATCCCTCACTCATGGCTGATCCctccatgatggccatgCAGATGCCCCTGGCTGACCCTTCATTCATGATGCAACCTGGCATGAGCTTGCCGAACGGCCAGAATGGCTTCAGTCTTCCCGTCGCTCCTCCTACCACTGTCAGCGCTG ATGAGGTCGCTCTGTACGACCGCCAGATTCGCCTCTGGGGCATGGCCGCACAGGCAAAGATCCAAAGCGCaaatatccttctcatcaccatcaaggccCTCGCCAATGAAATCGCAAAgaatcttgtccttgctggTGTCGGCTCTCTCACTCTCCTAGACAGTGCTACTGTCACCGAAGCAGATCGAGGCGCCCAATTCTTCATCCctgatggtgaagatgtcaTCGGACAGAACCGCGCTCAAGTCGCCAGCGCTGCTCTACAGAAGCTCAACCCTCGTGTTCGTGTTCACGTCGATACAGAAGgcgtcaagaccaagggACCAAGCTACTTTGCTGCCTATGATATTGTCATTGCCACTGATCTCGACCCTGAGtctttcaacatcatcaacactgccaCACGCCTGAACTGCAAGGCCTTCTACGCTGCCGGTTGTCATGGCCTCTACGgtttcatcttcagcgatCTTATCGAACACGACTATGTCATCCAGCGTGACCTCGGAAACATGCCCACTTCCCTCGGCCCAGAGTCTCGTACTCGCACTATcgttgatgtcaagactCGAAAGGAGGGTCCCAAGACAATTGAGTCTGTCACCAAGCGCGAGCTCTACTCTACGTGGTTCCTCGCCAGCGACCTTGCTGTTCTTCCTGCCGAGTACACCCAATCCAAGCGACGACTCAAGAGTGTCACCCCCGCCCTTTCTTGCCTCCGTGCTCTCTGGGAGTTCATGCAGATCCAGAACGGCCGAGTCCCCAGCAATCGCGATGATCTTAAGCTGTTCACGCAGATCGCCACTCAGAAGCACAAGGCTCTCGGCCTTCCCAGTGAAACTCTCCGCCCAGAGTTTTTGCGCAGCTTCCTTCAGAACCTCGTTAGCGAAATCTCTCCTGTTGCCGCCATCCTCGGTGGTCAACTTGCCCAGGACGTCATCAACGTTCTCGGACAAACCCAGCAGCCTATTCAGAACATGATTGTCTTCGACGGCACAACCATGGAGGCACTCATGTACCCTCTTCACCCAGAAGGCTTACTCGGGGCATCACAACTCACCGATCATACTGTCCCCAACGGCGGTGTGCCTATGATTCTGGGTGGCATGGATGCTCTGCCTTTGGGTCTTGATCCAACTACCATGGCCACTCTACCTCACCATAATAACCCAATCATGATTCCTACTGGTCTCCCTCAGAACGGCAATCTTATTCCCATGCCCGACGGCTCCCTAGCCGATCCTACACAGCATTTCAATGCCGCAGGGCAGGTGCCTCAACAGCCTGTCCAAGGACACACGGCTCAGGTGACAGCTGAACAAACTACTCAGGAGACACCGGCAAACCCCAGTGCCTCTGAATCGAAGGATTAG